In Magallana gigas chromosome 1, xbMagGiga1.1, whole genome shotgun sequence, the sequence TTTGAACTTTTAGAGAAAGCTTGTGCTACAAAAAATAAGAACTTGCCTTTTGGAGGTATGCAAGTAATACTATGTGGTGACTTTTACCAACTTCCACCGGTGCGAAATCTTTTGTACCATGATGAGGGAAAGTTCTGTTTTGAAAGTACTATATTTCAACAAGCCATCCCACATAAGATTATTTTAGATGATGTTATCAGACAAAATGATCCCCAGTTTATTAAAGTTGTGAATGAAATTTCAATGGGGAAAGTTAGCTTAGACACCGAAGAATATGTAAAATCATTAAGTCAAGACTTTTGTTCTCAAGCATGTGATTCTCTCAAACTATATGCTACAAATGATCTTGTTGAAAAACATAATAGGGATTCAATTTTAAGGTGGCCCGGAGAAACATTTGAATATTCAAGTACCGACAGTGGTAAACTTGAATCTCTTCATAGGCTATTAGCACCTCCAGTACTTTGGCTTAAGAAAGGATGTCCAGTTATCTTGTTGCAAAACATTTCAGATAAACTGTATAATGGACTTCAGGGCAGAGTTATTTCATGCGACAGTGATGGGCCAACTGTTCAATTTCAATCTGTCAACATTACCAGAAAAATCACTAAAGAAACATTTTCAGgtattacaattttaaaatttaatatgtcatttgataaaaaattcaagattttcttaaatttaatgCTGAATATTTCCAAATCTTTCCCATGagccttattttttaaagtaatgcacatatatttgttattattaAATTTGGCAGTTTACAGTCCAGATTTGAAGAAAAATGTGGCAGAAAGGGTCCAAATTCCTCTGAAATTAGCATTCGCCATGACAGCTCACAAGGCTCAAGGCATGACTTTagataggtacatgtaaaattattatacatgtatatagaaatgTTCAGTAAGCATCTGTGGTTTTGAAAAGACTTACAATACACAGAATTCTTATTAAAATTTTGTAGAGAATAGCATGAACATTGAAACAATTAAGATAATTACCATTTAGTATCATAATGATAACTTCATGTCTATCTGTAGTTCTCACCTTTTTCAGTTCTGTTAAACATAGTAGGAAAACATCTGCATGTTTATTATAAAGCAacttgggaaaaaaataatctcaattagttttatctttatttaatcTCTAAGTTCTTGCCATTACCTTAATATTCTTCagttcatgatttaaaaatattccaacctttttttttattatgaacttTTCtgttcaaaaattcaatttaattcagaATTTTAAACACTATAAGGCAATGAATGTTACACATACATACTTTTATCTTGTCAAAGTGATAgcatgttttagttttttttagcaaaacatATGTACCACTACATGCATATTTATTGTGCAAATTCTTTTCAGTGTAGAGGTGGACTGCCGTAAAATGTTTGCGCCAGGACAGTTGGTGGTTGCGATCAGCAGAGTTAGGTCACCGAAATATGTGAGGGTCATCAATTTCAACACAAATACTTGTATCCCACATCCAAGCATAATTAATGACTTTTTGGAATCTCCCTGTCATACTCAAATAGATGACTTCACTTGCTGTCGGTTTAGCAGGTAAAACTACATGTCTATCTTACTTCATCGATAAATACAATATACAgttttcattgataaaatttttaaaaatttattaaatttcaattattagCACAATTTAACAAACTGGTCACTGACCATAATATAGTTAATTATTTAACATTCATAGACGAATAACTTTTATGGGTACTGTAGGTACAGCAATTGAAGCTGTATGTTTTTGCCGTTTGATAGGTTTGGGTTTGTTGAGAGTCAGGGACAAAGTTCATTCTCCAGATTTTGAAGAATTTGCTTTTTTGGAAATAGTTGATTGTCCTAAAATAACACTGTTAAGAGTTTTTTGGTATTGCAGAGCATTTGGGTTTGAATTTGCCCCATTGTATGTAGAACGCTGCTGGCAGAAAATGTTTTCTACAATGTCAGAGTTTATCAGTGCAGAAGTAATAAGAATGTCCAAGTCTATTCTCCCTAATAGAACAGAACAAAGCTCAAGAAAACCAATGATGCAGGATTCTATGTCATCCATGCACTGGTTAGACATCAGACAGCTGTTTGGTGAGGACTCTTTCTGTATCCCTTCCCTCCATTCTTGGAACCAAGCAAGAACATGTTGGAGATCTCTTAGTCTTTCATCATCAAGGCTCATTACTGGTCTCCTATCACGGAAAATTCTTACTAACTTTGATGTTTGTTGCAGAAGTTTGATGGgtccatttaaaataaatccGTTTTTTCCCAATGTACTTTGATATTCTAGGAATAGGTGAAGCATTTCTTCATCAAGAACCTCCTCTGCTAGATGGTTTCTCATTTTTGATTGCTGTGATGGATATAAATGTTCATGTGTAAGTCTTTTATGTATCTGAAGGGCATTTTTCTTATCCCAGGTGTAGCAGTCTTGGAACATTTGCCACTGAATTGGATCTCCTGATACTAGTTTAAGGTTCCGTGTGCAACCCTTTTTAATGCCACTGGCCAATATATTATTTCTAATCTTTTTTACAACATGTGAATAGTCCATGAGGAATGCAACTTTTTCTTCAAAGTTGCAAGGATTCTTCACCATTCTGCTATTCTTGTCTGCAACATTTATGTTCATAAAAGAACGATTATTTGCTGCCCCATCCATGGAGGTAAAAGAACATATAAAACCAAACATTTGAAGTCTGTCAACTGCCTCCCAAAAAAGCATATGAAGATCATATCCTTGTATTTGGTCACTTATAAAATGTGCAAATGGAAACCGAAAACCAGTCAGtcctaaaaaaacaaattgaaggACATCATTTCCTAGTTTTTTCTCTTGACATGCCCGCCCTCAA encodes:
- the LOC117682628 gene encoding uncharacterized protein, coding for MQTHRRISETDVLIVDECSMLSQRQFELLEKACATKNKNLPFGGMQVILCGDFYQLPPVRNLLYHDEGKFCFESTIFQQAIPHKIILDDVIRQNDPQFIKVVNEISMGKVSLDTEEYVKSLSQDFCSQACDSLKLYATNDLVEKHNRDSILRWPGETFEYSSTDSGKLESLHRLLAPPVLWLKKGCPVILLQNISDKLYNGLQGRVISCDSDGPTVQFQSVNITRKITKETFSVYSPDLKKNVAERVQIPLKLAFAMTAHKAQGMTLDSVEVDCRKMFAPGQLVVAISRVRSPKYVRVINFNTNTCIPHPSIINDFLESPCHTQIDDFTCCRFSRLNVSNSSEETSVPLDATPPELELEFEDMDLYNDTVLDMLHADSASAHHCDSETQPAFALPASFNTTDTVRQLVMKNPVTPIQKFSIFLAVQRVFFVMLQVFVKRNFLL